A section of the Salvelinus sp. IW2-2015 linkage group LG7, ASM291031v2, whole genome shotgun sequence genome encodes:
- the LOC111966329 gene encoding probable G-protein coupled receptor 173 codes for MANGNESSEGLGGPMAAVVATTGGMAVGGPSSVVSTYIKLVLLGLIICISLVGNLVVSLLVLRDRALHKAPYYFLLDLCLADTIRSAVCFPFVLVSIKNGSAWTYSVLSCKVVAFMAVLFCFHAAFMLFCISVTRYMAIAHHRFYSKRMTFWTCVAVVCMVWTLSVAMAFPPVFDVGTYKFIREEDQCIFEHRYFKANDTLGFMLMLAVLILATHVVYMKLLLFEYKHRKMKPVQMVPAISQNWTFHGPGATGQAAANWIAGFGRGPMPPTLLGIRQNLHNQNRRLLGMEEFKAEKQLGRMFYVITLLFLVLWSPYIVACYWRVFVKACTIPHRYLSTTVWMSFAQAGVNPIVCFFLNKDLKKGLLAHLPACCRTKPHLPREPYFVM; via the coding sequence ATGGCCAATGGCAACGAGAGCAGCGAGGGGCTTGGCGGTCCCATGGCTGCAGTGGTGGCCACGACGGGAGGAATGGCAGTCGGGGGCCCATCGTCGGTCGTGTCCACATACATCAAACTGGTCCTACTGGGTCTGATCATCTGCATCAGCCTGGTGGGCAACCTGGTGGTGTCTCTGCTGGTCCTCAGGGACCGGGCCCTGCACAAGGCCCCCTACTACTTCCTGTTGGACCTGTGCCTGGCCGACACCATCCGCTCGGCTGTCTGCTTCCCCTTCGTGCTGGTGTCCATTAAGAACGGCTCGGCCTGGACCTACAGCGTGCTCAGCTGCAAGGTGGTGGCCTTCATGGCCGTGCTCTTCTGCTTCCATGCCGCCTTCATGCTCTTTTGCATCAGCGTGACACGTTACATGGCCATCGCCCACCACCGCTTCTACTCCAAGCGCATGACCTTCTGGACGTGCGTGGCGGTGGTGTGCATGGTGTGGACGCTGTCAGTGGCCATGGCCTTCCCACCCGTCTTTGATGTGGGCACCTACAAGTTCATCCGCGAGGAGGACCAGTGCATCTTCGAGCACCGCTACTTTAAGGCAAACGACACACTGGGCTTTATGCTGATGCTGGCCGTGCTGATCCTGGCCACGCACGTGGTCTACATGAAGCTGCTGCTCTTCGAGTACAAGCACCGCAAGATGAAGCCTGTCCAGATGGTGCCAGCCATCAGCCAAAACTGGACCTTCCACGGGCCCGGCGCTACTGGCCAGGCGGCAGCCAACTGGATCGCAGGCTTCGGCCGGGGCCCCATGCCACCCACCCTGCTGGGCATCCGGCAGAACTTGCACAACCAGAACCGGCGCCTGCTGGGCATGGAGGAGTTCAAGGCAGAGAAGCAGCTTGGCAGGATGTTCTACGTGATCACCCTGTTGTTCCTGGTGCTGTGGTCGCCCTACATAGTGGCCTGCTACTGGCGGGTGTTTGTCAAGGCCTGCACTATACCGCACAGATACCTCTCCACCACCGTATGGATGAGCTTTGCCCAGGCAGGGGTCAACCCCATCGTCTGCTTCTTCCTCAACAAGGACCTGAAGAAGGGGCTCCTGGCCCACCTGCCAGCCTGCTGTAGGACTAAACCTCATCTGCCCAGAGAGCCTTACTTTGTCATGTGA